From Acidovorax sp. FHTAMBA, one genomic window encodes:
- the lptB gene encoding LPS export ABC transporter ATP-binding protein: MSTAPDAQAGSRLGPDSQTGSRLEVQHLAKSYGTRKVVKDVSLVVQKGEVVGLLGPNGAGKTTSFYMIVGLVRSDAGDIRIDGHSVAHMPIHRRSRLGLSYLPQEASIFRKLTVEENVRAVLELQRGDDGQRLSRTAIEERLTALLQELRVDHLRESPAMALSGGERRRVEIARALATQPRFILLDEPFAGIDPIAVIEIQRIIGFLKARGIGVLITDHNVRETLGICDHAFIISDGRVLAQGTPSEIVDNAEVRRVYLGEHFRM; the protein is encoded by the coding sequence GTGAGTACCGCGCCTGACGCCCAGGCGGGCAGCCGCCTGGGGCCTGATTCGCAGACGGGCAGCCGCCTGGAGGTGCAGCACCTGGCCAAGTCCTACGGCACCCGCAAGGTCGTCAAGGATGTGTCGCTGGTGGTGCAAAAAGGCGAGGTCGTGGGGCTGCTGGGCCCCAACGGCGCGGGCAAGACCACCTCGTTCTACATGATCGTGGGGCTGGTGCGCAGCGATGCGGGCGACATTCGCATTGACGGCCATTCGGTGGCCCACATGCCCATCCACCGCCGTTCGCGCCTGGGGCTGTCGTATCTGCCGCAGGAAGCCTCGATCTTCCGCAAGCTCACGGTCGAAGAAAACGTGCGCGCCGTGCTGGAGCTGCAGCGCGGTGACGACGGCCAGCGCCTGAGCCGAACCGCCATCGAAGAGCGCCTTACCGCCCTGCTGCAGGAGCTGCGCGTGGACCACCTGCGCGAGTCCCCGGCCATGGCCTTGTCGGGCGGGGAACGCCGCCGGGTCGAGATTGCCCGCGCCCTGGCCACCCAGCCGCGTTTCATCCTGCTGGACGAGCCCTTCGCCGGTATCGACCCCATTGCCGTGATCGAGATCCAGCGCATCATCGGCTTCTTGAAGGCGCGCGGCATCGGCGTGCTCATCACCGACCACAACGTGCGCGAAACACTGGGCATCTGCGACCACGCTTTCATCATCAGCGATGGCCGCGTGCTGGCGCAGGGCACGCCGTCCGAGATCGTGGACAACGCCGAAGTACGCCGCGTGTACCTCGGCGAACACTTCAGGATGTAG
- the lptA gene encoding lipopolysaccharide transport periplasmic protein LptA, whose protein sequence is MNHRLLPILMLTALACTLGVAHAERADRSKPMNIEADALRHDELKQTSVFSGRVVMTKGSIVLRGARLDVRQDADGYQYGVVTAEPGKRAFFRQKRDTLPGAPDEFIEGESEVIEYDGKADNVRFITRAELRRYRGSVLSDEITGAVIVYNNLTDVFSVDGKRPATNAAGDAPAPGGRVRAVLSPKDPSPPVAAPEPSTPAPALRPSNSLGGGAK, encoded by the coding sequence ATGAACCATCGCCTCCTTCCCATCCTCATGCTCACCGCCCTGGCCTGCACCCTGGGTGTGGCCCATGCCGAGAGGGCAGACCGTAGCAAGCCCATGAACATCGAGGCCGACGCCCTGCGGCACGATGAACTCAAGCAGACCAGCGTGTTCTCCGGCCGTGTGGTGATGACCAAGGGCTCCATCGTGCTGCGCGGAGCGCGGCTGGATGTGCGCCAGGATGCCGATGGCTACCAGTACGGTGTCGTCACCGCCGAGCCCGGCAAGCGCGCATTCTTTCGGCAAAAGCGCGACACCCTGCCGGGTGCGCCCGATGAGTTCATCGAGGGTGAAAGCGAAGTAATCGAGTACGACGGCAAGGCCGACAACGTGCGCTTTATCACCCGCGCCGAACTGCGCCGTTATCGGGGATCGGTGCTCAGTGACGAGATCACCGGCGCCGTGATCGTCTACAACAACCTGACCGATGTCTTCAGCGTGGACGGCAAGCGGCCAGCCACCAATGCCGCTGGGGACGCCCCCGCGCCAGGCGGCCGCGTGCGCGCCGTGCTGTCCCCCAAAGATCCGTCGCCCCCTGTGGCGGCACCTGAACCATCCACTCCGGCTCCGGCGCTGCGCCCCAGCAACAGCCTGGGCGGCGGCGCCAAGTGA
- a CDS encoding thiol:disulfide interchange protein DsbA/DsbL, whose protein sequence is MKRRDFSLSAASVVAASALTLPVATPALAQARQFKEGKDYKRLDKPVAPDAAAGKVDVIEFFWYSCPHCNVFEPAFDAWAKAAPKDLSIRRVPVAFNASFIPQQKLYYTLEGMGKLEALHAKVFRAIHVDKLKLAKDDDIFAWVGQQGVDAAKFKEVYNSFTVSNQVRRASQLQDAYGVEGVPSMGVAGKFYTDGTMAGSMQNVLQVVDHLTAVARKG, encoded by the coding sequence ATGAAACGCCGTGATTTTTCTCTGTCTGCCGCTTCGGTGGTTGCCGCTTCCGCCCTGACGCTGCCCGTGGCCACCCCCGCGCTGGCCCAGGCCCGCCAGTTCAAGGAGGGCAAGGACTACAAGCGGCTGGACAAGCCCGTGGCGCCCGACGCTGCAGCCGGCAAGGTCGATGTGATCGAGTTCTTCTGGTACAGCTGCCCCCACTGCAACGTGTTTGAGCCCGCGTTCGACGCCTGGGCCAAGGCCGCGCCCAAGGATCTGAGTATTCGCCGCGTGCCGGTGGCCTTCAATGCGAGCTTCATCCCCCAGCAGAAGCTGTACTACACGCTGGAAGGCATGGGCAAGCTCGAAGCACTGCACGCCAAGGTATTCCGGGCCATCCATGTGGACAAGCTCAAGCTCGCCAAGGACGATGACATTTTTGCCTGGGTCGGGCAGCAGGGCGTGGATGCGGCCAAGTTCAAGGAGGTCTACAACTCCTTCACGGTGTCCAACCAGGTCCGCCGTGCTTCGCAGCTGCAGGATGCCTATGGCGTGGAGGGTGTGCCTTCCATGGGGGTCGCTGGCAAGTTCTATACCGACGGCACGATGGCCGGCAGCATGCAGAACGTGTTGCAGGTGGTCGATCACCTGACGGCTGTGGCCCGCAAAGGCTGA
- a CDS encoding SPOR domain-containing protein, protein MKKQQTGGTIIGFIVGVIVGLGAALAVAVYVTKVPVPFLNKGGGRGADMDAAESQKNKNWDPNSPLYGKNPARPAAPPAPVASAPAAVAPPDARAAASAPKPAASKPEAKAESKPSADPLGDLAAAKAAAKSEVDPFDYFVQAGAFRTQADADAQRAKLAMLGWEARVSEREQNGRPVFRVRVGPFAKRDDAEQLKEKLGGAGVESALVRVQR, encoded by the coding sequence ATGAAGAAGCAACAGACGGGCGGGACCATCATCGGTTTCATCGTGGGCGTGATCGTGGGCTTGGGTGCCGCGCTGGCGGTGGCGGTCTATGTGACCAAGGTGCCGGTGCCCTTCCTCAACAAGGGTGGCGGCCGTGGTGCCGACATGGACGCCGCCGAATCGCAGAAGAACAAGAACTGGGACCCCAACTCTCCGCTGTATGGCAAGAACCCGGCGCGGCCCGCTGCGCCGCCTGCTCCGGTCGCTTCGGCGCCCGCCGCAGTGGCGCCGCCGGATGCGCGCGCTGCTGCGTCGGCTCCCAAGCCCGCAGCCAGCAAGCCCGAGGCCAAGGCCGAGAGCAAGCCCAGCGCCGACCCACTGGGCGATCTGGCGGCGGCCAAAGCGGCGGCCAAGAGCGAGGTGGACCCGTTTGACTACTTTGTACAGGCGGGTGCCTTCCGCACGCAGGCCGATGCCGACGCCCAGCGCGCCAAGCTGGCGATGCTGGGCTGGGAGGCGCGGGTGAGCGAGCGCGAACAGAACGGCCGCCCGGTGTTCCGGGTGCGCGTGGGGCCGTTTGCCAAGCGCGACGACGCCGAGCAGCTCAAGGAGAAGCTCGGCGGCGCTGGCGTCGAATCTGCGCTGGTGCGCGTGCAGCGCTGA
- the argS gene encoding arginine--tRNA ligase, whose amino-acid sequence MLTAKNELLAALAGELETLSPGAGAKAAFESPKVAAHGDFACTAAMQLAKPLKLNPRALGEQLKTALEATPAFQRWVSAIEIAGPGFLNIRLKPAAKQQVVREVLAAGDRFGYQSAHGQQVLVEFVSANPTGPLHVGHGRQAALGDAICNLFATQGWKVHREFYYNDAGVQIDTLTKSTQLRAKGFKPGDECWPTDSDNPLAKNFYNGDYIADIAEAFKAKATVKADDREFTANGDVEDYDNIRQFAVAYLRNEQDKDLQAFNLQFDEYYLESSLYTSGRVEATVNKLVANGKTYEQDGALWLKSTDYGDDKDRVMRKQDGTYTYFVPDVAYHIAKWERGFTKVVNIQGTDHHGTIARVRAGLQAADVGIPQGYPDYVLHTMVRVVKGGEEVKISKRAGSYVTLRDLIEWTSKDAVRFFLLSRKPDTEYTFDVDLAVAQNNDNPVYYVQYAHARIQSVLRAWAEAGGGDVASLKEVDLSALEGPQAQALMLQLAKYPEMLTAAADGEAPHDVTFYLRDLAASYHSYYDAERILVDDEAVKKARLALVAATAQVLHNGLAVLGVSAPARM is encoded by the coding sequence ATGCTCACAGCCAAAAATGAATTGCTCGCCGCGCTTGCGGGCGAGCTCGAAACCCTGTCCCCCGGCGCCGGTGCCAAAGCGGCGTTTGAATCCCCCAAGGTGGCTGCGCACGGCGACTTTGCCTGCACCGCGGCCATGCAGCTGGCCAAGCCCCTTAAGCTCAACCCGCGCGCGCTGGGCGAGCAGCTCAAGACGGCGCTGGAAGCCACTCCCGCGTTCCAGCGCTGGGTATCGGCCATTGAAATCGCGGGCCCTGGGTTCCTGAACATCCGCCTGAAACCCGCTGCCAAGCAGCAAGTGGTGCGCGAGGTGCTGGCCGCGGGCGACCGCTTCGGCTACCAAAGCGCGCACGGCCAGCAGGTGCTGGTCGAGTTCGTGTCGGCCAACCCCACCGGCCCGCTGCATGTGGGCCACGGCCGCCAGGCGGCGCTGGGCGATGCGATCTGCAACCTGTTTGCCACCCAGGGCTGGAAGGTACACCGCGAGTTCTATTACAACGACGCGGGCGTACAGATCGACACGCTGACCAAGAGCACGCAGCTGCGCGCCAAGGGCTTCAAGCCCGGCGACGAGTGCTGGCCCACCGACAGCGATAACCCGCTGGCCAAGAACTTCTACAACGGCGACTACATCGCCGACATCGCCGAGGCTTTCAAGGCCAAAGCCACGGTGAAGGCCGACGACCGCGAGTTCACCGCCAACGGCGATGTGGAGGACTACGACAACATCCGCCAGTTTGCGGTGGCCTACCTGCGCAACGAGCAGGACAAGGACCTGCAGGCGTTCAACCTCCAGTTCGACGAGTACTACCTCGAATCGAGCCTGTACACCAGCGGCCGCGTCGAGGCCACGGTGAACAAGCTGGTGGCCAACGGCAAGACGTACGAGCAGGACGGCGCGCTGTGGCTCAAGAGCACCGACTACGGCGACGACAAGGACCGCGTCATGCGCAAGCAGGACGGCACGTACACCTACTTCGTGCCCGACGTGGCCTACCACATTGCCAAGTGGGAGCGCGGGTTCACCAAGGTCGTCAACATCCAGGGCACCGACCACCACGGCACTATCGCCCGCGTGCGCGCTGGCCTGCAGGCGGCCGATGTGGGCATTCCCCAAGGCTACCCCGACTACGTGCTGCACACGATGGTGCGCGTGGTCAAGGGTGGTGAAGAGGTCAAGATCAGCAAGCGCGCGGGCAGCTACGTCACGTTGCGCGACCTGATCGAGTGGACCAGCAAGGACGCCGTGCGCTTCTTCCTGCTCAGCCGCAAGCCCGACACCGAATACACCTTCGACGTGGACCTTGCCGTGGCGCAGAACAACGACAACCCGGTGTACTACGTGCAGTACGCGCATGCGCGCATCCAGTCGGTGTTGCGCGCTTGGGCAGAGGCGGGTGGCGGCGATGTCGCTTCGCTCAAGGAAGTGGATCTCTCGGCCCTGGAAGGCCCGCAGGCCCAGGCCCTGATGCTGCAGCTGGCCAAGTACCCCGAGATGCTCACGGCCGCCGCCGACGGCGAGGCCCCGCACGACGTGACCTTCTACCTGCGCGACCTGGCCGCCAGCTACCACAGCTACTACGATGCCGAGCGCATCCTGGTGGACGACGAGGCGGTGAAAAAGGCGCGCCTCGCGCTCGTCGCCGCCACCGCGCAGGTATTGCACAATGGCCTGGCTGTGCTGGGCGTGTCGGCTCCGGCCAGAATGTAA
- a CDS encoding PsiF family protein, with translation MQKLLSLTALSLALSLGLSAQAAEDKAPTKQQSKMATCNKEAGDMKGDERKAFMKTCLSNKPASQQDRMKACNADEKAKTLKGDERKAFMSECLKK, from the coding sequence ATGCAAAAGCTTCTTTCCCTCACCGCTCTGAGCCTGGCCCTGTCGCTGGGTCTTTCGGCCCAGGCAGCCGAAGACAAGGCCCCGACCAAGCAGCAATCCAAGATGGCGACCTGCAACAAGGAAGCGGGCGATATGAAGGGTGACGAGCGCAAGGCGTTCATGAAAACCTGCCTGAGCAACAAGCCCGCCTCCCAGCAAGACCGGATGAAGGCCTGCAACGCCGACGAAAAAGCCAAGACGCTCAAGGGCGACGAGCGCAAGGCCTTCATGAGCGAGTGCCTCAAGAAGTGA
- a CDS encoding DUF2214 family protein, translating into MTLEAILAALHLVAILTFVVFLSSQAALCRTEWMNAAVVERLVRLDVIYGAAALVMIGSGLARLFWGIKGVSWYVSQPLFHIKITIVVVMAILSIWPSIMFRRWRRNLQASGALPDELEVKKVRRLVMIQSHVLPVVAVIAVFWARGW; encoded by the coding sequence ATGACCCTCGAAGCCATTCTTGCCGCCCTGCACCTGGTGGCCATCCTGACCTTTGTGGTCTTTCTGTCGAGCCAGGCGGCGCTGTGCCGCACCGAATGGATGAATGCCGCCGTCGTCGAGCGCCTGGTGCGGCTGGATGTGATCTATGGCGCGGCCGCTCTGGTGATGATTGGCAGCGGCCTGGCACGGCTCTTTTGGGGCATCAAGGGGGTGTCGTGGTATGTCTCGCAGCCGCTGTTTCACATCAAGATCACCATCGTGGTGGTCATGGCCATCCTGTCGATCTGGCCTTCCATCATGTTCCGCCGCTGGCGGCGCAATCTGCAGGCCTCGGGCGCCCTGCCTGACGAACTGGAGGTGAAGAAGGTGCGCCGGCTGGTGATGATCCAGTCGCACGTGTTGCCGGTGGTGGCGGTGATTGCGGTGTTCTGGGCGCGGGGCTGGTAG